One genomic region from Pagrus major chromosome 24, Pma_NU_1.0 encodes:
- the LOC141020360 gene encoding L-threonine 3-dehydrogenase, mitochondrial-like translates to MMLVTQLLRGAVKHAGSSGEALITAVRGISSSSRQFAAFGRTPPSSCTDTDHPKILITGGLGQLGVGLAKLLRERFGKNNVILSDIRKPPNHVYHNGPFIFSDILDFKNLEEIVVNNNISWLVHYSAVLSAVGESNVTLAKEVNITGLHNILDIATKHALRVFVPSTIGAFGPSSPRDPTPELCVQRPRTIYGVAKVHAELMGEYYHHRYGLDFRCLRYPGIISADSQPGGGTTDYAVQIFHAAVKSGCFECYLRSDTRLPMMYIDDCLRATLEILEAPAETLLSRTYNINAMSFTPHNLTQEIQKVLPDFQVTYNVDPVRQAIADGWPMALEDSAARQDWGWKHEYDLSELVQAMLTHITTGNQLAQAN, encoded by the exons ATGATGCTGGTGACGCAGTTGCTGAGGGGTGCAGTGAAGCATGCTGGGAGCAGTGGGGAAGCATTGATCACAGCAGTACGTGGCATCAGCTCATCCTCACGGCAGTTTGCAGCTTTTGGGAGAACTCCCCCTTCATCCTGCACTGACACGGACCACCCTAAAATCCTCATCACTG GTGGGCTTGGCCAGCTAGGGGTGGGGCTTGCCAAGTTGTTGAG GGAACGATTTGGAAAAAACAACGTGATCCTGTCTGACATCAGGAAACCCCCCAACCATGTCTACCATAATg GTCCATTCATCTTCTCAGACATCCTGGACTTTAAGAACCTGGAGGAGATTGTggtcaacaacaacatcagctgGCTGGTTCACTACTCGGCTGTGCTGTCGGCTGTGGGAGAGAGCAACGTCACGCTGGCCAAGGAGGTCAACATCACGG GTCTCCATAACATATTAGACATAGCAACAAAACATGCTCTGCGTGTGTTTGTCCCCAGCACGATCGGTGCCTTCGGTCCATCCTCACCCAGAGACCCCACGCctgagctgtgtgtgcagagacCACGTACCATCTACGGTGTCGCAAAGGTCCACGCAGAGCTGATGGGTGAG tactACCACCACAGGTACGGGCTGGATTTCCGCTGCCTCAGGTATCCAGGCATCATCTCAGCTGACTCCCAGCCTGGAGGAGGAACCACAG ACTATGCTGTCCAGATCTTCCATGCAGCTGTGAAGAGTGGGTGTTTTGAATGCTACCTGCGCAGTGACACACGGCTTCCTATGATGTACATTG ATGACTGTCTCAGGGCCACTCTGGAGATCCTGGAGGCTCCAGCAGAAACACTTCTCAGCCGCACCTACAATATAAACGCCATGAGCTTTACGCCACACAACCTCACCCAGGAGATCCAGAAAGTCCTGCCTGACTTCCAGGTCACCTACAATGTGGATCCTGTCCGACAGGCTATAG CGGACGGCTGGCCGATGGCATTAGAGGACAGCGCAGCAAGGCAGGACTGGGGCTGGAAGCACGAGTATGACCTCTCAGAGTTGGTGCAGGCCATGCTGACACATATCACTACGGGCAACCAGCTGGCACAAGCCAACTGA
- the c24h8orf74 gene encoding uncharacterized protein C8orf74 homolog, with product MRRNHVHSAVRACVRLPWQPSGPSRMDSLTEREVAQIARLQREAGVQRLSCHFSWPEFCDERRHFHQEFVYDVAMFAAARGFPWPNVIRAAAMAKGIFPQLDGQSKQQGLDVPKLVSFLGKELPECLPDLASVHRHEFTKWLTDTCITRRRLFQAVVGGAANSSIAQLRLEVQLPPTPCPLAQGTDVQEWERQRRRAELTSMLLEKEEKLRVLRDGSRVTLGEVDFPEDELDKEGVLPVVHAAVRATEEQMMASLTQEASLLSDIMQLKLQQAALATGGLHNPSTAGHTGSRTATPSKAKQHSARTKKTGLRESGNSGHQ from the exons ATGCGACGTAATCACGTTCACAGCGCCGTGCGTGCTTGCGTCCGTCTCCCATGGCAACCAAGTGGCCCGTCAAGGATGGATTCCCTTACAGAGAGGGAAGTAGCGCAGATAGCGAGACTGCAG agagaggCCGGCGTGCAGAGGCTCAGCTGTCACTTCTCGTGGCCCGAATTCTGCGATGAGCGACGGCACTTCCATCAGGAGTTTGTTTACGATGTTGCCATGTTCGCCGCGGCCCGTGGCTTCCCCTGGCCCAACGTGATCCGGGCAGCTGCGATGGCCAAAGGCATCTTCCCACAGCTGGACGGTCAGAGCAAACAGCAGG GTCTCGACGTACCCAAACTAGTGTCGTTCCTGGGAAAAGAGCTGCCGGAGTGTTTGCCAGACCTCGCCTCTGTCCATCGACATGAGTTCACCAAGTGGCTCACAGACACCTGCATCACCCGGAGGAGGCTTTTTCAGGCGGTGGTGGGTGGTGCTGCGAACTCGTCCATCGCTCAGCTACGCTTGGAGGTGCAGTTGCCACCCACGCCATGTCCTCTAGCACAG gGCACTGATGTGCAGGAGTGGGAGCGTCAGCGTCGTCGTGCCGAGCTCACCTCAATGTTGCttgagaaggaggagaagctgaGGGTGCTCAGAGATGGTTCAAGGGTCACTCTTGGGGAGGTGGATTTCCCTGAGGATGAACTGGACAAAGAG GGGGTTTTACCAGTGGTGCATGCAGCCGTGAGAGCCACAGAAGAGCAGATGATGGCGAGTCTGACCCAAGAGGCCTCCCTGCTCAGTGACATCATGCAGCTCAAACTGCAGCAGGCAGCATTGGCCACCGGGGGGCTCCACAATCCTTCAACGGCAGGTCACACTGGCTCACGTACAGCCACACCATCAAAGGCAAAGCAGCACTcagcaagaacaaaaaaaacaggactgAGGGAGTCTGGAAATTCAGGACATCAGTGA
- the rp1l1a gene encoding uncharacterized protein rp1l1a: METVLAEMWDPRPPSKHASPHPQPPPFYSRLAHVTTATPAKRITFYKSGDSQFGGVRMAVHKRSFKCFDALLDDLSQKVPLPFGVRTVTTPRGTHAIKHLEQLQDGGCYLCSDRRQAKPVNMEIAGKRQNMWFQHSHKPHRPETLSATPPGHIPYRQRRILLVKNSEPGMRRSVVLSRRSARSLRAFLDEVSEVMQFHVRKLYTAEGRRIDSVQSLMTCPGVLVCVGREAFSPMLVHFIRKSSEEKLPCLGTKSPSLGPRTPGNGARSPATQGGRSPPHGAQSRASQYSEGHESKKNVNFGLETKKSIIHPRSDSSNRSARFSLSSEKSYSNGVSAYSQARPGISNEDIEKRVLVNKDGSLSVEMRVRFRLQNDESLQWSTQIKKSPSLTNECCPLSQAPPHYLQQAQSESCSDPDSTSFDPEGVEALQQVSDGSHCPCCYHRQEQQYDLWENPAHSHKHHPVPPQHTSRQTHTVMRHTHSSSSSSSGNSRRVVRCRARLSNCGGGSGSEQSQLVQEEMCVTEQVERRVKVEQDGDTHVKVCRVSRCCSRSEVVAMDSNLRPLSRKSVEDELMVEEGGERPLSTVSSSSHVLQSLKEDQDDDLPPSASQCSHRNEPSPSQTSEIHQDDKPASNMSACSGHSTEHTNQKDWEEKGSRVVSAASSCHCGAATPHSTAGAEEMDRAASSKMSRASCRSSKAKIPTSEEEGAADDEDEEIKRVVSGLSGRTGLSGGSSASSVCHNCGGCKRGERSPSAMSAKSHKSTCSGTGEVPGEEAEGENAVERALSSLSAKSGASSKPNASVKLGIKDATPTDDTAVEEDDTDKRAPSALSVKSNVSVKSSKSKRPDSAMSAKSAKSAKSNVSAKSGTSQKSTCSHCVKAVSPDANVADEPVVEATGQEEVMEVEERAVSAMSAKSHLSAKSNKSNKSSKASERSLSPRSEPGGDQEKRATSQMSSRSVKSNVSAKSSKSCNETAASPSLRVAEEKENEENEERAASAASSKSHKSDCNENAEASSETGDNRGEGDANSGVTSPATEPTKTEVEDRTPSAMSGKSHMSAKSSKSQKSNRTTASPSPNEADGPSVETNEEEQQNLERGASALSVKSKSSHKSNSSKKSGPPNPNVVTINITEGADEEGNDTTERAPSAASAKSGKSHVSSASSHKSNCNGAADVDEEVAEDNAPSTKSSKHSHGQTLSPRRSPQTQSPKAPATPPSTPQSLGQQLLPGPAAGDTRGPSALSVHSIKSSKSGKSKCCCGAASAKKEKEEEEKREDNEEASERATSILSTSTKRTRRESGGTEQPLSRNSSGSVSLGLPEDQETADSDSGKSSVSFHVNAERKSQVKTPDVPKSNLEGRGSAMSQKSNNNGSKSTLSHNLPAVDIPTIETPGEEVGEQKTVRAASAISSRSSRSHKSCRNCGVKPGAQMLDIKPKEQHASTSPTKAGIDLETGSVKSASTTKASDKTSSAGANVRSKSNASIKSANVTKTTAGDSGNNDSENQAVSRPASEAKEKLHSTDNKAKSSPCLLPSSRPCSKVETCSDSTLSHSLSAADLLKEVLAAARPHSRHSKASKNSNKPRSEKSRRSRHQLDQEELRLTPACLPNASPNEVVSDWLRSIPADSSMLALGDELHEEEEEKAVEEKSGEEAAKEEESPENEKVEDEEEKVEAEEEKTEEAEGDGTGPCPMLRDESLPRNWHSSAAVMKVLLSSSTGRCQSMPEVSPVYGRRLSTSARGFLDCLAQLELIDPGCNQQKDRNQRYEEIMSILQSLWLTEPRDFDAKEAKEVGKDQVTPPRSSSGVDMSSGSGGSGKENGNQGGDETEQNKANEAGSLQEDEAVVKVGEEEEKAEAEQQEAKTDLAEEQVQSEEQSTLPPSLDSPKATENPSSSDKSSANDSSKSPTDNERETPEDSSSGTPPTVLRAPLSKKLSQDPDPVWILHLLKKLEKQFMSHYVDAMAEFKVRWDLDDSLILNTMMSELREEVSRRIQSSIEREMRKIQSRAGRLGRSPRPPKGRNLSRDSTMTEKRRQMLRVMKNQSLKTADSLSDGETIGDFSDQRSEDEYCPCDACVRKKLAARPFKTNPLAAEAPVMMEFDLLKILQLKKSPVPAVAPPTPVEEEADTLFEDKEVRNLEVLEEEEEEDETKEDIRAAIVLEETIPEEDEEDMEGEKEESSVGDEEQNEGETGGEEAREEETSENGEEEEEEAHCQCQCDEEKEGESPEDEGETEGNEGETGTGEEEEESDKETVREVTAEEPSGETEDDDAAKDTANEESTPVEELAEGNVSASAEAEDEDEEDDGTGEGESNEDAQGGESEQQEREASEEETASPQGVTEGEEADAEDSDTDCKRPSDTSADESGRGVTENKEEKESGVEEEAVEDAVEEEDEEEVNKNKKEDCALLHQFTRTSVESQPGSLEDIDTESHHNPVNSIEVPKMAADDVSTGGGAGQRRSRSPGRVKRRKPKECDVELDDI, translated from the exons ATGGAAACAGTCCTGGCAGAGATGTGGGACCCCCGCCCCCCATCTAAACATGCCTCGCCCCACCCCCAGCCACCCCCTTTCTACTCACGCCTCGCCCATGTGACCACAGCCACCCCGGCCAAGCGGATCACCTTCTATAAAAGCGGCGACAGCCAGTTCGGGGGCGTCAGGATGGCGGTCCACAAGCGCAGCTTCAAATGCTTTGACGCCCTGCTGGACGACCTTTCCCAAAAG GTGCCCCTGCCATTTGGCGTGCGCACAGTGACCACTCCCCGTGGCACCCATGCCATCAAACACCTGGAGCAGCTCCAAGATGGCGGCTGCTACCTCTGCTCTGACCGGCGGCAGGCTAAGCCAGTCAACATGGAGATAGCCGGCAAACGCCAAAATATGTGGTTCCAACACAGCCACAAGCCCCATCGGCCTGAAACCTTGTCTGCAACACCGCCCGGCCATATTCCTTACAGGCAGCGACGGATCCTGCTGGTGAAGAACAGCGAGCCGGGGATGAGGAGGAGCGTGGTGCTTAGCAGGAGGTCAGCCAGGAGCCTGAGGGCCTTTCTTGATGAGGTGTCCGAGGTGATGCAGTTTCATGTCCGCAAACTCTACACCGCAGAGGGACGCAGG ATTGACAGCGTGCAAAGCCTGATGACTTGTCCTGGTGTGCTGGTGTGCGTCGGCCGGGAGGCCTTCAGTCCAATGCTGGTACACTTTATCAGGAAGAGCTCAGAGGAAAAACTGCCTTGTCTGGGCACAAAGTCACCTAGTCTTGGCCCCAGGACGCCTGGAAATGGGGCTCGATCCCCTGCTACTCAAGGTGGAAGATCCCCACCTCATGGAGCTCAGTCCAGAGCCAGCCAGTACAGTGAAGGGcatgaaagcaagaaaaatg TTAACTTTGGTCTGGAAACCAAAAAAAGCATCATCCACCCTCGCTCAGACTCCTCAAACCGCTCCGCCCGTTTCTCCTTGTCTTCAGAGAAGTCATACAGCAACGGCGTCAGCGCCTATTCCCAGGCCAGACCGGGTATTTCCAACGAAGACATTGAAAAGCGTGTCCTGGTCAACAAAGATGGCAGCCTCTCAGTAGAGATGAGGGTGCGTTTTCGCCTACAGAATGACGAGTCCCTCCAGTGGTCTACGCAAATTAAGAAATCCCCATCTCTGACCAATGAATGTTGCCCATTGAGCCAGGCCCCACCCCATTACCTACAGCAGGCTCAATCAGAGAGCTGCTCCGACCCTGATTCCACATCCTTCGACCCAGAGGGCGTGGAGGCACTGCAGCAGGTTTCAGACGGGAGCCACTGCCCCTGCTGCTACCATAGACAAGAACAGCAGTACGACTTGTGGGAAAACCCAGCACACAGCCACAAACACCATCCTGTCCCTCCCCAACATACATCCAGGCAAACCCATACTGtgatgagacacacacactcctcgaGCTCTTCCTCGTCAGGTAACTCCAGGAGGGTGGTGCGCTGTCGAGCGCGACTCTCCAACTGCGGAGGAGGCTCAGGTTCAGAGCAGAGCCAACTGGTCCAAGAGGAGATGTGTGTTACTGAGCAAGTTGAGCGCAGAGTTAAGGTGGAGCAGGATGGAGACACCCATGTGAAGGTGTGCAGAGTAAGCAGATGCTGCAGCCGCAGTGAAGTAGTTGCCATGGATAGCAACCTACGACCACTTAGCCGGAAGTCAGTAGAGGATGAGCTAATGGTGGAAGAAGGGGGCGAACGTCCACTGTCTACAGTCAGCAGCTCCTCTCATGTCCTGCAATCACTGAAAGAGGACCAGGACGATGACTTGCCACCAAGCGCCTCACAATGCAGTCATCGCAATGAACCGTCTCCATCCCAAACATCTGAGATTCACCAGGATGACAAACCAGCAAGCAACATGTCTGCTTGTTCAGGTCACTCTACCGAACACACCAATCAAAAGGACTGGGAAGAGAAAGGAAGCAGGGTAGTATCGGCAGCCTCTTCCTGTCACTGTGGAGCAGCCACCCCACATTCAACAGCTGGAGCAGAGGAGATGGACAGAGCTGCCAGCTCCAAAATGAGCAGAGCCTCCTGTAGGTCCAGCAAAGCCAAGATCCCAACCTCAGAGGAAGAGGGAGCTGCAGATGATGAGGACGAAGAGATAAAGAGGGTTGTTAGTGGCTTGTCTGGTCGCACAGGACTTTCAGGAGGCTCCAGTGCATCCAGTGTGTGTCATAACTGTGGAGGCTGCAAACGTGGG gagagaagccCCAGTGCCATGTCAGCCAAGTCTCACAAATCCACCTGCAGCGGCACAGGTGAGGTTCcaggagaggaagcagagggagagaacgCTGTAGAGAGAGCATTGAGCTCTTTGTCAGCCAAATCTGGTGCTTCTTCCAAGCCCAATGCTTCAGTCAAGTTAGGTATTAAGGACGCCACCCCAACTGATGACACAGCTGTGGAAGAGGATGACACAGACAAAAGAGCTCCCAGTGCCCTCTCTGTTAAGTCCAATGTGTCCGTCAAGTCCAGCAAGTCAAAAAGACCTGATAGTGCCATGTCTGCCAAATCAGCTAAGTCAGCTAAATCAAATGTGTCAGCAAAGTCTGGCACATCTCAAAAGTCCACTTGCAGTCATTGTGTGAAAGCAGTTTCTCCAGATGCTAATGTAGCTGATGAACCTGTTGTGGAAGCAACAGGACAGGAAGAGGTAATGGAGGTAGAGGAGAGAGCAGTTAGTGCCATGTCAGCCAAGTCCCATCTGTCTGCCAAGTCCAATAAATCCAATAAGTCCAGCAAAGCTTCGGAAAGGTCACTCTCTCCCCGATCAGAACCTGGAGGAGATCAAGAGAAAAGGGCAACGAGTCAAATGTCTAGCAGGTCAGTTAAATCTAACGTGTCTGCTAAGTCTTCAAAGTCATGCAATGAAACTGCAGCATCACCAAGCTTAAGGGTAgctgaggaaaaagaaaatgaggaaaatgaAGAGAGGGCAGCCAGTGCAGCGTCCTCTAAATCTCATAAATCTGACTGTAATGAGAACGCAGAAGCAAGTTCTGAAACAGGGGACAATAGAGGAGAAGGTGACGCAAATTCAGGAGTGACTTCTCCGGCCACAGAACCAACAAAGacagaggtggaggacagaACCCCCAGTGCCATGTCAGGGAAATCGCACATGTCTGCCAAGTCCTCCAAGTCCCAGAAGTCAAACCGAACTACAGCGTCTCCAAGTCCAAATGAAGCCGATGGTCCTTCTGTTGAGACAAATGAAGAAGAACAGCAAAATCTAGAGCGAGGTGCGAGTGCCTTGTCTGTAAAGTCAAAATCTTCTCACAAGTCAAATTCCAGCAAGAAATCCGGACCACCAAATCCAAATGTTGTCACTATTAACATAACAGAAGGAGCTGACGAGGAAGGAAATGATACAACAGAGAGAGCACCGAGCGCTGCATCGGCTAAATCAGGGAAATCTCATGTTTCATCTGCCTCATCACACAAGTCCAATTGTAACGGAGCAGCTGATGTAGATGAGGAGGTTGCAGAAGACAATGCACCAAGCACTAAATCTTCTAAACACTCTCATGGTCAAACTCTCTCCCCCAGGAGGTCCCCACAGACCCAGTCACCCAAAGCTCCAGCTACACCCCCCAGCACTCCTCAATCACTTGGGCAACAGTTGTTGCCTGGCCCTGCCGCTGGAGACACAAGAGGACCCAGTGCCTTGTCAGTTCACTCCATAAAGTCATCCAAATCTGGCAAATCCAAATGTTGCTGTGGAGCCGCTTCagcaaagaaagagaaggaagaagaggagaaaagggaaGATAATGAGGAAGCTTCTGAGCGGGCTACAAGCATCCTGTCAACCTCAACCAAAAGAACTAGGAGAGAATCAGGAGGCACCGAGCAACCACTTAGTCGAAACTCCTCAGGGTCAGTCTCCCTTGGGTTGCCGGAAGACCAAGAAACAGCTGACTCAGACAGTGGCAAGTCCAGTGTTTCTTTTCACGTAAACGCTGAGCGGAAGTCCCAAGTTAAGACTCCTGATGTCCCCAAAAGCAACTTGGAGGGAAGAGGGTCTGCAATGTCTCAAAAGTCCAACAACAATGGCAGTAAGAGCACTTTGTCTCACAATCTTCCGGCAGTCGATATCCCGACTATCGAAACACCAGGAGAAGAAGTTGGGGAGCAAAAAACAGTGAGAGCAGCCAGTGCAATTTCATCAAGAAGCAGCAGGTCTCACAAGTCTTGTCGCAACTGTGGCGTCAAACCAGGGGCTCAAATGCTTGACATTAAGCCTAAAGAGCAACATGCTAGTACGAGCCCCACCAAAGCAGGAATTGACCTCgaaacaggaagtgtgaagTCCGCTTCAACAACAAAAGCTAGCGACAAGACCTCATCAGCAGGTGCTAACGTTCGCAGCAAATCAAATGCTAGCATTAAAAGTGCTAATGTAACCAAAACAACTGCTGGAGATTCGGGAAATAATGACTCTGAAAACCAGGCTGTCAGTAGACCAGCTAGTGAGGCCAAAGAGAAACTACATAGCACAGACAACAAGGCCAAATCAAGCCCCTGTCTGCTACCCAGCTCCAGACCATGCAGCAAAGTGGAGACATGCAGTGACAGcactctgtctcactctctgtctgctgctgacCTGCTGAAGGAAGTCTTAGCTGCGGCACGTCCACACAGCCGACATTCGAAAGCcagcaaaaacagcaacaagcCCAGGAGTGAGAAAAGTCGCAGAAGCAGGCACCAGTTGGatcaggaggagctgagactGACGCCTGCCTGTCTGCCCAATGCTTCCCCCAATGAGGTCGTCAGTGACTGGCTGCGGAGCATTCCTGCTGACAGCAGCATGCTCGCACTGGGTGATGAGCTgcatgaggaagaggaggagaaggcagTGGAGGAGAAATCTGGAGAAGaggcagcaaaggaggaggagagtcctgaaaatgagaaagtggaggatgaggaggagaaagttgaGGCTGAGGAGGAAAAGACGGAGGAAGCTGAAGGCGAT GGGACCGGTCCTTGCCCCATGTTGAGAGACGAGTCTCTGCCCAGGAACTGGCACTCTTCAGCTGCAGTGATGAAAGTCCTGCTGAGCTCTTCTACGGGTCGATGTCAGAGCATGCCAGAG GTGTCTCCAGTTTACGGTCGTAGACTAAGCACATCAGCCAGGGGCTTCTTGGACTGTTTGGCACAGCTCGAGCTCATTGACCCCGGCTGCAACCAACAGAAGGATCGCAACCAGCGGTACGAGGAAATTATGTCCATCCTTCAATCCCTCTGGCTCACTGAGCCCAGAGACTTTGATGCCAAGGAGGCAAAGGAGGTTGGAAAAGATCAGGTGACTCCGCCGAGGTCCTCATCCGGGGTGGATATGAGCAGTGGCTCTGGCGGATCAGGGAAGGAGAATGGGAATCAAGGTGGAGAtgaaacagagcaaaacaaagcaaatgagGCAGGATCTTTACAAGAGGATGAAGCAGTGGTGAAGGttggagaagaggaggaaaaagctGAGGCAGAACAACAGGAAGCTAAGACAGACTTGGCAGAGGAACAGGTGCAGAGTGAAGAACAAAGTACACTTCCTCCGAGTCTGGACAGCCCCAAAGCCACTGAGAACCCCTCATCATCGGACAAGAGCTCCGCTAACGACAGCTCCAAATCCCCCACCGATAACGAACGAGAGACTCCGGAGGACTCCAGCTCAGGCACGCCACCAACTGTCCTGCGAGCACCTTTGTCAAAAAAACTATCCCAAGACCCTGATCCGGTGTGGATCCTGCACCTCCTGAAGAAGCTGGAGAAACAGTTCATGAGCCACTACGTGGATGCCATGGCAGAGTTCAAAGTTCGCTGGGACCTAGACGACAGCCTCATCCTGAACACCATGATGTCTgagctgagggaggaggtgagtcGGCGCATCCAGAGCAGCATTGAGCGCGAGATGAGGAAGATTCAGAGTCGTGCCGGCAGATTGGGGAGGTCGCCTCGGCCACCGAAAGGACGGAACCTCTCACGGGACTCCACCATGACGGAGAAGAGGCGTCAAATGCTGAGG gtcATGAAGAACCAGTCATTGAAAACGGCTGACTCTCTCAGCGACGGAGAGACGATAGGTGACTTCAGCGACCAGCGAAGCGAGGACGAGTACTGCCCCTGCGATGCCTGTGTCCGCAAGAAATTGGCCGCCCGGCCTTTCAAGACAAACCCACTGGCAGCCGAAGCACCAGTGATGATGGAGTTTGACCTCCTGAAGAtactgcagctgaaaaaaagCCCAGTGCCTGCAGTTGCTCCACCAACACctgtggaggaggaagctgaTACCTTGTTTGAGGACAAGGAAGTGAGGAATTTAGAGGtgttggaggaggaagaggaggaggatgaaactaaagaggatatcagagctgCTATTGTTTTAGAAGAGACGATCccagaggaagatgaggaggacatggagggggaaaaagaggaaagCAGTGTGGGCGATGAGGAGCAGAATGAAGGAGAAACAGGTGGTGAGGAAGCCAGGGAAGAGGAGACATCTGaaaatggagaggaggaggaagaggaggcacaTTGCCAATGCCAGT GtgatgaagagaaagagggtGAGAGCCCAGAGGATGAAGGGGAAACAGAGGGCAACGAGGGGGAGACAGGAACtggggaagaggaagaagagagtgaCAAGGAGACCGTAAGAGAAGTAACAGCAG AAGAGCCGTCTGGGGAAACGGAGGATGACGATGCTGCAAAAGACACAGCAAACGAAGAATCCACACCAGTAGAGGAGCTCGCAGAGGGAAACGTCAGCGCTTCGGCAGAGgcagaggatgaagatgaagaggatgatggCACAGGAGAGGGGGAGTCAAATGAAGATGCacaaggaggagagagtgaacagcaggagagggaggcaTCAGAAGAGGAAACAGCCTCACCACAG GGGGTGACCGAGGGAGAGGAGGCCGACGCCGAAGACTCAGACACCGACTGCAAACGTCCAAGTGACACTAGTGCTGATGAATCAGGACGTGGAGTCACTGAAAacaaggaggagaaagagagtggAGTCGAGGAGGAGGCCGTGGAGGATGCCgtcgaggaggaggatgaggaagaggtgAACAAGAACAAAAAGGAGGATTGCGCTCTCCTCCATCAGTTCACCAGGACCTCCGTGGAGTCTCAGCCCGGCTCCTTAGAGGACATAGACACAGAATCGCACCATAACCCTGTGAACTCCATAGAAGTGCCCAAAATGGCCGCTGATGATGTGTCCACCGGCGGTGGTGCGGGCCAGAGGAGGAGCCGGTCGCCAGGTAGGGTCAAAAGGCGCAAACCCAAGGAGTGTGACGTGGAGCTGGATGACATTTAA